The following are encoded together in the Candidatus Tanganyikabacteria bacterium genome:
- the iolB gene encoding 5-deoxy-glucuronate isomerase, which produces MAPRRLLFKPNQLHPGESGILTDLTPAQAGWNFVGLRVLRLGTAEFFSGETGGEEVVLVILSGKCDVKTAQDQFLNVGGRRTVFEGLPFSVYLPPGTRYTIYANTQLEVALCSAALGGLNGNLPPYPARLIEPYQVQVELRGDANASRTIHHMIKPEFRAHKIMVVEVLTPSGNWSSYPPHKHDVHNPPDEVDLEEIYYYRIDGHGGFAIQRVYTPDRRIDETLTVSDGDVVLVPEGYHPVVAAHGYWVYYLNVLAGSARSMAASDDPDYAWVRKIWRNRNPEPGGRPSASDLAR; this is translated from the coding sequence ATGGCTCCCAGGCGGCTCCTCTTCAAACCAAACCAGCTGCATCCGGGCGAGTCGGGCATCCTCACCGACCTGACTCCGGCGCAAGCAGGGTGGAACTTCGTGGGCCTGAGGGTGCTGCGCCTGGGCACCGCCGAGTTCTTCTCGGGCGAGACCGGCGGCGAGGAAGTGGTCCTGGTCATCCTGTCCGGCAAGTGCGACGTCAAGACGGCGCAGGACCAGTTTCTGAACGTGGGCGGCCGCCGCACCGTCTTCGAGGGCTTGCCGTTCTCGGTCTACCTGCCCCCCGGGACGCGTTACACCATTTACGCCAATACCCAGCTGGAAGTGGCGCTCTGCTCTGCCGCCCTGGGCGGCCTCAACGGCAACCTGCCGCCCTATCCGGCGCGGCTGATCGAACCCTACCAGGTGCAGGTAGAACTGCGCGGGGACGCCAACGCGTCGCGCACCATCCACCACATGATCAAGCCCGAGTTCCGCGCCCACAAGATCATGGTCGTGGAGGTGCTCACCCCCAGCGGCAACTGGTCGAGCTATCCGCCCCACAAGCACGACGTCCACAACCCGCCCGACGAGGTGGACCTCGAGGAGATCTACTACTACCGCATAGACGGGCACGGCGGCTTCGCGATCCAGCGCGTCTACACCCCGGATCGGCGGATCGACGAGACCCTCACGGTGAGCGACGGCGACGTGGTCCTGGTGCCCGAGGGCTATCACCCGGTGGTCGCCGCACATGGCTACTGGGTCTACTACCTCAACGTCCTGGCCGGCTCGGCCCGCAGCATGGCGGCATCCGACGATCCCGACTACGCATGGGTCCGCAAGATCTGGCGCAACCGCAATCCCGAACCGGGCGGCCGACCCAGCGCCAGCGACCTGGCGAGATAG